The proteins below are encoded in one region of Dama dama isolate Ldn47 chromosome 21, ASM3311817v1, whole genome shotgun sequence:
- the MSC gene encoding musculin, with the protein MSTGSVSDPEEMELRGLQRGYPVPVSKRPCLRGAERSYVSPSDNSSAEEDDPDGEEERCALGAAGGAGGCKRKRPRVAGGGGGKKPLPPKGSAAECKQSQRNAANARERARMRVLSKAFSRLKTSLPWVPPDTKLSKLDTLRLASSYIAHLRQLLQEDRYENGYVHPVNLTWPFVVSGRPDSDTKEVSTANRLCGTTA; encoded by the exons ATGTCAACCGGCTCGGTGAGCGACCCGGAGGAGATGGAGCTGCGGGGACTGCAGCGAGGGTACCCGGTTCCCGTCTCCAAGAGGCCGTGCCTCCGCGGCGCCGAGCGCAGCTACGTGTCGCCCAGCGACAACTCTTCTGCGGAGGAGGATGACCCCGACGGCGAGGAGGAGCGCTGTGCGCTGGGCGCGGCGGGCGGCGCGGGAGGCTGCAAGAGGAAGCGGCCCCGGGTGGCTGGGGGCGGCGGCGGCAAGAAGCCCCTCCCGCCCAAGGGTTCGGCGGCCGAGTGCAAGCAGTCGCAGAGGAACGCGGCCAACGCCCGAGAGCGCGCCCGGATGCGCGTGCTGAGCAAAGCCTTCTCCAGACTCAAGACCAGCCTGCCCTGGGTGCCCCCCGACACCAAGCTTTCCAAGCTGGACACGCTCCGGCTGGCTTCCAGTTACATCGCGCACCTGCGGCAGCTGCTGCAGGAGGACCGCTACGAGAACGGCTACGTGCACCCGGTGAACCTG ACGTGGCCATTTGTGGTCTCGGGACGACCCGACTCTGACACCAAAGAAGTCTCCACGGCCAACAGATTATGTGGGACCACCGCTTAG